From Carettochelys insculpta isolate YL-2023 chromosome 3, ASM3395843v1, whole genome shotgun sequence, a single genomic window includes:
- the VIP gene encoding LOW QUALITY PROTEIN: VIP peptides (The sequence of the model RefSeq protein was modified relative to this genomic sequence to represent the inferred CDS: deleted 1 base in 1 codon; substituted 1 base at 1 genomic stop codon), which translates to MYTPYKTRQLEGLRRAXGRGEEASAREGGAGQRHRSSSTASQPEPAPTPSPSAPRTAPGPGCRRIQHLGELPAPGLARATDSLPASSTKMEHRSSSQLFLSFTLLSVLCSPALALPPLGTYSAMSRLGNRMPFDGANEPDQAQGSLKPETDILQNAVPEHDKFYIDMSRAMDRNARHADGLFTSGYSKLLGQLSARRYLESLIGKRVSNNLVDEQMPVKRHSDAVFTDNYSRFRKQMAVKKYLNSILTGKRSQEDLNPASIRDEGELLEPSFSETYDDVTVDELLNSLPLMKKENAVFQTQTKIRKITFQESLKENW; encoded by the exons ATGTATACCCCCTATAAAACAAGGCAGTTGGAAGGGCTGAGAAGAGCGtaaggaaggggagaggaggcaTCAGCCCGAGAAGGAGGGGCTGGGCAACGCCACcgaagcagcagcacc gccagccagccggaACCAGCCCCGACACCGTCCCCTTCAGCACCCAGGACAGCGCCCGGGCCGGGCTGCCGAAGAATTCAGCACCTCGGAGAACTCCCGGCGCCGGGACTTGCCAGGGCAACGGACAGTCTCCCTGCCTC GTCCACAAAGATGGAACATAGAAGCAGCTCCCAGCTCTTTCTGTCCTTCACacttctcagtgttctctgctccccagccctggcgtTACCTCCTCTGGGGACATACTCAGCTATGAG tagGTTGGGAAACAGAATGCCATTTGATGGAGCAAATGAACCTGATCAAGCTCAAGGTTCATTAAAACCTGAAACTGACATTTTGCAAAATGCTGTACCTGAACATGACAAATTCTATATTGACATGTCCAGAGCTATGGATAG GAATGCAAGACATGCTGATGGACTTTTCACCAGTGGGTACAGCAAACTTTTGGGTCAACTTTCTGCAAGGAGATATCTGGAGTCACTTATTGGAAAACGGGTTAG CAACAACCTCGTGGACGAGCAGATGCCTGTCAAACGTCACTCTGATGCTGTCTTCACTGACAACTACAGCCGATTTCGAAAGCAAATGGctgtgaagaaatatttaaattcaattttaactgGAAAAAGAAG CCAAGAAGACCTAAACCCTGCCAGCATTCGAGATGAAGGAGAATTGCTGGAACCCTCCTTTTCTGAAACCTATGATGATGTTACAGTAGATGAGCTGCTGAATAGCCTCCCATTG atgaaaaaagaaaatgcagttttccaaacacaaacaaagatcCGAAAGATCACTTTTCAGG agtcTCTGAAGGAGAACTGGTAA